Proteins co-encoded in one Bacteroidota bacterium genomic window:
- a CDS encoding FKBP-type peptidyl-prolyl cis-trans isomerase, with amino-acid sequence MIIENKKVVSVNYHLTVNENNMEVLVEKTDSEHPFVFLFGAGGLLEAFENNLKGKQVGDSFDFQIEAENGYGLVDEDSIVTIPIEAFKAEDGSIDEEMVKVGNTLPMTDNEGNRLQGVVEEITDAHVRMDFNHPLAGQDLRFKGIVLDIRDASAEELAHGHVHGPHGHHH; translated from the coding sequence ATGATTATAGAAAATAAAAAAGTGGTAAGTGTAAATTATCACTTAACGGTGAATGAAAACAACATGGAAGTGTTGGTTGAAAAAACGGATTCCGAACATCCATTTGTTTTTTTATTCGGTGCAGGTGGATTGCTGGAAGCATTTGAAAATAACCTAAAAGGAAAACAAGTAGGCGATAGTTTTGATTTTCAAATTGAAGCCGAAAACGGATATGGATTGGTAGATGAGGATAGTATTGTTACAATTCCAATTGAAGCATTTAAAGCGGAAGATGGGAGTATTGATGAAGAAATGGTAAAGGTTGGAAATACACTTCCAATGACCGACAACGAAGGAAACCGTTTGCAGGGTGTTGTGGAAGAAATTACCGATGCACATGTACGTATGGATTTCAATCATCCGCTTGCAGGACAGGATTTACGCTTTAAAGGAATTGTACTCGACATTCGTGATGCCAGCGCTGAAGAGCTTGCACATGGACATGTACACGGCCCACATGGACATCATCATTAA
- a CDS encoding 1-deoxy-D-xylulose-5-phosphate synthase: MEIKAGPLLETIEFPADLKKLDESQLKQVCDELRQFIIDVVSIKGGHFGASLGVVELSVALHYVFNTPYDQLVWDVGHQAYGHKILTGRRKQFHTNRIYKGISGFPKRSESEYDTFGVGHSSTSISAALGMAVASHFKGEKDRQHIAVIGDGAMTAGLAFEGLNHAGVEKSNLLVVLNDNCMSIDPNVGALKEYLTDITTSHTYNKAKDEIWKLLGKISKFGPNAQEIASKVENGIKATLLRQSNLFEALKFRYFGPVDGHDVERLAKVLADLKDIPGPKILHILTVKGKGYKFSEEGNQTTWHAPGLFNKDTGEIVKVMPTSPQAPKYQDVFGHTIVELAEKNEKIMGITPAMPSGCSLNIMMKAMPNRAFDVGIAEQHAVTFSAGLATQGLLPFCNIYSSFMQRAYDQVIHDVALQNLNVVFCLDRGGFAGADGATHHGAYDLAYFRCIPNMVVAAPMNEEELRNMMYTAQLENKGPFSIRYPRGNGVMPEWKTPFRELQIGKGRRLINGEDIAVLTIGHPGNFATQACSELLKDGISAAHYDMRFAKPIDELLLHEVFTKFNRVITVEDGCVIGGMGSAVVEFMADNGYQAQVCRLGIPDKYVHHGEQKELWAECGFDVAGIVSSAKEIIAAKRASMAG; encoded by the coding sequence ATGGAAATAAAAGCAGGCCCTCTTCTTGAAACTATTGAGTTTCCGGCAGACTTAAAAAAACTCGACGAAAGTCAGTTGAAACAAGTTTGTGACGAATTGCGTCAGTTTATCATTGATGTAGTATCGATAAAGGGCGGGCATTTTGGCGCAAGCCTTGGGGTAGTGGAATTATCGGTGGCTTTGCATTATGTGTTCAATACACCCTACGATCAATTGGTTTGGGATGTTGGGCATCAAGCATACGGACATAAAATATTAACCGGCCGCCGCAAGCAATTTCACACAAACCGCATATACAAAGGCATAAGCGGATTTCCAAAAAGAAGCGAAAGTGAATACGATACATTTGGTGTTGGACACTCTTCTACTTCCATTTCGGCTGCTTTAGGAATGGCTGTTGCTTCGCATTTTAAAGGCGAAAAAGACCGACAACACATTGCTGTAATTGGCGATGGCGCTATGACTGCAGGACTGGCATTTGAAGGACTCAACCATGCCGGTGTTGAAAAGTCAAATTTACTAGTAGTGCTCAACGATAACTGTATGAGCATTGATCCAAATGTTGGAGCCTTGAAAGAATACCTTACCGATATTACCACTTCTCATACCTACAATAAAGCCAAGGATGAGATTTGGAAATTACTTGGAAAAATAAGCAAGTTTGGCCCGAATGCACAAGAAATTGCCTCCAAGGTTGAAAATGGAATAAAAGCAACTTTGTTGCGTCAAAGCAATTTGTTTGAAGCGCTTAAATTCCGCTATTTTGGCCCTGTTGATGGACACGATGTAGAAAGGTTAGCAAAGGTTTTAGCTGATTTAAAAGATATTCCGGGTCCAAAAATATTGCACATACTAACCGTAAAAGGAAAAGGATATAAATTTAGTGAAGAAGGCAATCAAACTACCTGGCACGCTCCCGGCTTGTTTAACAAAGACACCGGCGAAATTGTTAAAGTAATGCCCACTTCTCCACAAGCTCCTAAATACCAAGATGTATTTGGTCATACCATTGTTGAGCTTGCCGAAAAAAACGAAAAAATAATGGGAATTACTCCCGCTATGCCCAGTGGTTGTTCGCTCAACATTATGATGAAAGCCATGCCTAACAGGGCTTTTGACGTGGGTATTGCAGAACAACATGCGGTAACTTTTTCGGCAGGACTTGCCACACAAGGACTATTGCCTTTTTGCAATATTTATTCAAGCTTTATGCAACGCGCCTACGATCAGGTGATTCACGATGTTGCCTTGCAAAATTTGAACGTGGTTTTTTGTTTGGATCGTGGAGGGTTTGCAGGTGCCGACGGAGCCACACATCACGGTGCTTACGATTTGGCTTATTTCCGATGCATACCAAACATGGTTGTGGCAGCACCCATGAACGAGGAAGAGCTTCGCAACATGATGTATACTGCCCAGCTCGAAAACAAAGGTCCTTTCAGCATTCGCTATCCACGTGGAAATGGTGTAATGCCCGAATGGAAAACTCCATTTCGTGAACTACAAATTGGGAAGGGACGTAGATTGATTAATGGAGAAGACATTGCTGTTTTAACGATTGGACATCCCGGAAATTTTGCCACACAGGCTTGTTCCGAATTATTGAAAGATGGTATCAGCGCTGCCCATTACGACATGCGTTTTGCCAAACCAATTGACGAATTATTGTTGCACGAAGTGTTTACCAAATTTAATAGAGTGATTACTGTTGAAGATGGTTGTGTAATTGGAGGAATGGGAAGTGCGGTGGTTGAGTTTATGGCCGATAATGGGTATCAAGCTCAGGTATGCCGATTGGGGATACCTGATAAATACGTTCACCACGGTGAGCAAAAGGAATTGTGGGCCGAGTGTGGTTTTGATGTGGCTGGAATTGTAAGCTCTGCAAAGGAAATTATTGCTGCAAAGCGCGCTAGCATGGCGGGATAG
- a CDS encoding DUF962 domain-containing protein codes for MKQLQNWLAEYGESHQNSSNKKIHWICVPLIFFSIVGFLFSIALPFQLNSTQPLTVAHLALLLVFVYYFLLSWRLSIGMFVFGCLCLLGCRLLTAWGGVELWKICLIIFSLAWIGQFYGHKIEGKKPSFLKDIQFLLIGPAWLMSFVYQKLHISY; via the coding sequence ATGAAACAGCTACAAAATTGGTTAGCCGAATACGGAGAAAGTCATCAAAACAGCAGCAACAAAAAAATTCATTGGATTTGTGTTCCACTTATTTTTTTTAGTATCGTAGGATTTTTATTCAGCATAGCGCTGCCTTTTCAGCTTAATTCAACACAACCGCTAACAGTAGCACACCTAGCGCTATTGCTTGTTTTTGTGTATTATTTTTTGCTTTCGTGGAGACTCTCAATTGGCATGTTCGTATTTGGATGCCTGTGCTTATTGGGATGCCGCTTACTTACAGCCTGGGGAGGTGTTGAATTGTGGAAAATCTGCTTAATTATTTTTTCACTTGCCTGGATTGGTCAGTTTTACGGTCATAAAATTGAAGGAAAAAAGCCCTCCTTTTTAAAAGATATACAGTTTTTACTGATTGGGCCAGCCTGGTTGATGAGCTTTGTGTATCAAAAGCTTCACATAAGTTACTAA
- a CDS encoding T9SS type A sorting domain-containing protein: protein MEPYKIIKHFITLLLLFASSFSFAQTNFRWADSAAVWHFSYYPGIGGGFQKVINLGDTTIAGVQCQQLNFYQEILTQIAPGVFNLRIDSTSVSDVYVYKSNDSVFFFTNNSFHLAFKTNASVGEIWDVSSSQDKVYVRVDSVYYTNYNGISLRDILVSPCDSSGNTIAFSFDTTLHNNISLMRRVNEKFGPMDGFGVIGASVPQNMVYCGLPNDLLCYKSSTFSTYVFNLSTNCENNISLSNSTPIQTSISLHSYPNPVNDVLTVVIPKNQAAESLNYQIFSSLGTLLLKGKLNSAGTIDTQLLDRHALYFLYITSKKSSYQKSFIKN, encoded by the coding sequence ATGGAACCATACAAAATAATTAAGCATTTTATAACCCTTTTGCTTTTATTTGCTAGTTCATTTTCATTCGCTCAAACTAATTTTAGATGGGCTGATAGTGCCGCTGTTTGGCACTTTAGTTATTATCCAGGTATAGGTGGCGGCTTTCAAAAAGTTATCAACTTAGGCGATACAACTATTGCCGGTGTTCAATGTCAGCAATTAAATTTTTATCAAGAAATCTTAACTCAAATTGCACCTGGGGTATTTAATCTAAGAATTGATTCTACCTCTGTCTCCGATGTGTATGTTTATAAAAGCAACGATTCTGTATTTTTCTTTACAAATAACAGCTTTCATCTTGCCTTTAAAACAAACGCTTCGGTAGGTGAGATTTGGGATGTTTCAAGCTCTCAAGACAAGGTTTATGTTCGAGTTGATTCAGTTTATTATACCAATTACAATGGTATTAGTTTGCGTGATATTTTAGTTAGCCCCTGCGATTCATCTGGAAATACAATTGCTTTTAGTTTTGATACTACTTTACATAACAATATATCATTAATGAGACGAGTAAACGAAAAGTTTGGCCCTATGGATGGATTTGGTGTAATTGGTGCCTCAGTTCCTCAAAATATGGTTTATTGTGGTTTACCAAATGATCTACTCTGTTATAAGTCTTCTACATTTTCTACATATGTATTTAACCTTTCAACTAATTGTGAAAACAATATTTCCCTGAGCAACTCAACTCCGATTCAAACTTCTATTTCGTTGCATAGCTACCCAAATCCTGTAAACGATGTTTTAACCGTTGTAATTCCAAAAAACCAAGCAGCAGAATCGCTTAATTACCAAATTTTTTCTTCGCTTGGAACGCTTCTTTTAAAGGGAAAGCTCAATAGCGCCGGAACAATCGACACTCAATTGCTTGATCGTCATGCTCTGTACTTTTTATACATTACAAGCAAAAAATCATCTTATCAAAAATCTTTCATCAAAAACTAA